In Geotalea uraniireducens, the genomic window ACGTGACGATGAATCGGTCGTCGCTTTTGCCGATGACGATAACCCCGCTACTGAAATCGCGCTCGCGGTTTCCTGATTTTGCCATTAGTTCCGCATAGTTGCGGACGTTTTGCGTCTGTTCGATGAAGATCGAAAAGACATCCATCAGCGATGCCTTGGTGATCTGCTCCGCCTCAAGATGGCGCTTCACCGCATTGCCGAGTTCTTCAATGATGCTGTGGGAGAAGGGGCCGGCAAAGCAGATGAGAATCCCCTTGTCGTTGAATGTTTCCTTGAGTTCATACAGATTGATCGGTTGCATCAGTGCTGTTTCCTCCTCTCGATAACGGCTGGTCGAGCTTGAAACTGACGAGGGTGAGATCGTCCCGTTGCGGGTAGTCTCCCTGATAGGCGGCCAGGGCCGTCTCCAGGGCCTCCTGCCGGGTGGCGGCATCGGCGTTGGCAACGGTGACCAACGTCTTTTCCAGCCGCTTTCTGCCGAATCCCCACCCCTTGGCGCCGCCCGACTGGTCAAGAACGCCGTCGCTTGCCAGGTAGAAGGTCGTTTCCCTGTCGGCAATGATGGTGTGATTCCTGTAGGTAAACGTTTCCTTCGAACTGCGGTAACCGATCGGCTGCTTGTCCCCGGAGCAGACCGTCAACTGGCCGTCGCTGACGGTATAGAGATCGATCCGCGCCCCGGCAAAGACCAGCCGCCCCTCGCCGGGCGAACACCAGCAGAGGCCGATTTCGAGGCCGTTGTCGACGGCGGTGGCCACCTTGTCGTGGTGCAGGGCCGACCGGAGCAGCCGGTTGAATTCCTTGAGAATCGCAGCCGGGTCGGCGCTGTCGGCGGTGTCGAGGACGTGATTGAGGACCGCGTTGGCGGTCATGGTCATAAAGGCGCCGGGGACGCCATGCCCGGTGCAGTCGATCACCGCAATGACGCTTTTTTCGTCGAAAGCGCGGAAAAAGTAGAAGTCGCCGCCGACGATGTCCCGCGGCCGGTAGATGGCGAAAAAATCCTGCATCGAGTGCCGGATTGCTGTCTGGTCGGGGAGGATCGATGCCTGGATCAGCTGGGCATAGTGGATGCTGTCCATGATCTGCCGGTTGGATTCGGCCAGTTCCCGACTGGAACGTTGTAACTCCTCCGTTCGCTCGTTAACCTTCTGTTCAAGATTGTCCGTGTAATCCTTGACCATCCGGGCCATGTCGTTGAACGAGCGGGTCAGCGAGCCGATTTCGTCATTGGCACCGACCGGCATGGTGATGCCGAAATTCCCGCGGGCAATCTCGTTCGAGGTTTCGGCCAGTCGGGAGAGCGGGAACAGGACCTGGCGGTTGAGCAGAAAACCGATGATCAGGAGAACTGCCAGCAGCGAAGCGATGGTAATGGCCAGGATCGGCAGGAAATCCCGGGCGCTCACGACGTGCGTCGCGTCGACCAGTACCAGGTTGAACCAGTTGATATCCCGGAGGTAGGACATCGCCGCCAGGTAATGCCGGCCGTTCATCTGCAGCGCAAAGGTTTCTGCGTCGCGACTGCCGGTAGTCAGGGCCTGCAGGGCGTTTCTGACCTGCTGTCTGTCGGCTTTGTCGCTCAGTAGATCGTAGATGGTGATCTTCTTCCCGTCGCCGCGGACCTTGCTGTTGCGGATCACGTAATTCTTGTCGCGATGCCCTTCGATGGCGCCATCGCGGCTGAAGATGATCGTCTCGACCCCCGGCTCGGCGGAATTGACGCTTTCGTCGATAAAACGCGTGATATCGATGCCGCTACCGCCGAGACCGATCTTGCGGTTGGCGGCATCCTTGATCACGACGTTGAACCATACCTTGGTGGTGTTCAAGTGGTTGTCGTAATCGACGTTCAATTCGAAATTGTCCACGTCGTGCATCGTCCTGAAATACCAGGAGTCGTTGACATTGACGGGATTGAGGACGTAGCGGGGGGTGGCGAAAGGATTCCTGGCCGGACCGTCGCTGAAGTAATAATTCCTTGACCGGGCAGGGATGAAAAAGAGACTCTGCCCGGTGAAACTCCGGCGATAGCTTTCCAGTTCCTCCCGGGCGAGTTTGCCGAGGTCGCGATTGTGCTCGTCGACCGCCCAGCGCTTTAGGAGTGGCGAGTCGCCCAGTTTGAGCGACAGCGAAAGGTCCCGCTGCAGGGCGGAGAGCAGCCGCGATTTTTCCAGCAGCGCCTGTTTGATGGCGAAGCTTGTCCCGAGCGAGTCGACTACCCGACCGGTAACGAAATTGAAGACCACGTAAGTCAACGCGCCAATCACCAGGTACGCCACGGCGATGGAGACGACGAATCGCAGTTTAAGGCTTTGGCGCTTCATACTCTGCCTGTCGTAACGGGATCACATATGCGGAAAAGACGATATCATCGGCGTTTTACCAGCGTCAAGGGGAAACTCCCGGATTGACGGGGAATTTTCCGGGTCATGTCTTGACGAGAAATGCCGGTATCCGGGTGAAGAGCGGGTGTTCACTGCCGTTACCCAATGTTACCCGAGAAAGCGACAATGACATCATGGGAAATGAAATTTTTTCGTCAGGGCTGCGAACGGTAGTCGTGAGGATGGTTGCCGCGCCGGCTGAGCGGCCCGTTTTGGCTAAGGACCGTGGCTGTTCAGCAGATAGCCGCTTCCCCTGACCGTTTTCAGCAGCCGGGGAGCAAGGGGGTCGTCCCCTAGTTTTTGGCGAAGACGGGAAATATACATGTCGATGGAGCGGTCGGCGCCGTTATATTCACGATTACGCAGGGCGAGCGTGATGTCGTTGCGGTTAACGACCGATCCGGCATGGCAGGCCAGATACCAAAGCAGATCAAACTCGGCGGTGGTAAGTTCTACTGTGCGCTCGCGGATGGTGATCTCCCGTCGCCCCGCATCGATGGTCAGGTCTCCCAGGGCAATTGTGGCCCGCTGCCGGGCGCCGTGCAGCGGGCCGGCATGGCGAAGCAGTGCCGTCAGCCGGGCGGCTAAGAGCGGGTGGCTGACGGGGCCACCGAGAAAGTCGCTGGCGCCGAATTCCAGCGCCAGGATATGGCAGGTCTCGTCATTGCTGTCGGCAAGCACGACCAGCGGCCCCTGATAGACCTCACGCACTGAAACTATAACCGCCAGCGAGCCGACGCCGGTCAGGGCAAGATCGAGAAGAACCATGTCGGGAGATCGGTGCGGGAATAGCAGGAGCGCGTCGCGCCAATTGGCAACATCCTCGACCTGGTAGTCCAGGTCCCGCAGGTAGGTTGTCAGGGCCGGGTCGGGATCTTTCCATGCGCCGATAAACAGCAGAGAGCTTTGCGCCGGGAGCGGTGCGCTCAGCGGGACGTGTGTGGTGGCGGTGAGTAATGAATGGTACATCAGATGCCTCGCAACCAAGCAAAAATTGTTCGTGTTTGTCTCCACCCGGGCGGGCGCTAGACGGTAACACTCTACGCCGTTTCCGCGCAAACCGGGGTTAAGAGTTCTGTGTTTCGCGTAAAGATTTGTAAATGGGGCTGTCGATGGTTTACATTTCTTTACAGCGGAATTTCACGGGGTTCGGCTATAATGCCGACAAATGAAAGGAGTTCCCGCCCATGAGCCATATCCTGGTGATTGACGACGATACCGATCTCTGTGAGCTGTTGACCGACTACCTGACGGCAGAAGGTTTTGCCGTGACTGCCGTTCATGATGGCGAGGCAGGGGCGCGACGGGCGCTCGAGGGGGATTTTGCTCTCGTGGTGCTCGACGTAATGCTGCCGCAGATGAGCGGCTTCGACGTCCTGCGGCGGATCCGGGGTACGTCTGCTGTGCCGGTGCTGATGCTTACCGCCCGGGGTGACGATGTCGACCGGATTGTCGGCCTTGAGATGGGGGCGGACGATTATTTGCCAAAGCCGTTCAATCCGCGGGAGCTTGTGGCGCGAATCCGGGCCATTCAGCGGCGGGCGGAACGGCAACCGGCGGCCGGCAGCGATGTCGGGGCGGATCGCCTGCTAGCGGTTGGCGATGTCGAGCTGGACTTGGGCGCGCGCACCGTTCGCCAGGGAGAACGTGCGGTGGACCTGACTTCCGTGGAGTTTTCGCTGCTGGAAATCCTTCTTGCCGCTGCCGGCCGGGTTGTGAGCCGCGAGGAGTTGTCGCAGCAGGCGTTGGGGCGGCGGCTCAGTCCCTATGATCGGAGCATCGACGTGCACGTGAGCAGCTTGCGCCGCAAACTCGGGCCGGCGGTTGATGATGAGGAACGGATCAAGACGGTTCGGGGCGTTGGCTACATCTACTCCCGTCCCGCGGGGAGCCGTTGATCCCCGGGCGGGGAGAACACGGCGTTACGGGGAATTTGTAAAAGGATGGCTATCGATGCGGACCATGTTCGTCAAATTGTTTTTCTGGTTCTGGCTGGCAATGACTCTCTCCGGAACCGTCTTTTTCGTTCTGGCGGTGAGTATGCAGAACGGCCCACTCGCCGAACACCGGCGCCATATCGTCGAGGAGCGCCGCCGAATGTTCAGCGAGGCCCTCGCTCTCTATGGCAACAACGCGGTGGCCGCATACGAGCGGGGGGGAGATGTCTTGGCCGGTGGGACGGATATCCGAGGTCGACATCCGGAAACGTGGGGATTCCTTTTTGCCGGCGACGGCCGGCCGCTCACCCATCTGAACATCCCTCCGGCAGTCAGTGAAGCGGTGCAGCGTGCAGTGCAAAAAGGCGGGGGAGAAATGACTGCCGGGAATGGCATGCTCGTGATGACTCTGCCGGTGACCAGCTCCCAAGGCAAGCACTACATTGCCGCTGCCGAGTTGCCGGGCATCCCGGCATGGAAAAAATTTTCCCCCTTCCGTCGCGATTTCGTTTACCGGCTGGCGATTTATTTCGTCGTCGGCGGGGTAGTCTGCTATGGACTGGCATGGCGACTGACGGCGCCGATCCGGCGACTCCGTGCAGCGGCCCAGCGTCTTGCCGCCGGCGACCTTTCGGCCCGGGTCGGTGCGGGATCGAAAAACAAGGGGGACGAAATTGCCGATTTGGGGCGCGATTTCGACCGGATGGCGGAACGGATCGAAGCCCTGCTGACTTCCCAGAAACGGCTGGTGCGGGATATTTCCCATGAGCTTCGCTCGCCCCTTGCCCGACTCAGTGTCGCACTTGGTTTGGCGCGGCAGCACGCTGCCCCGGCGGCTGAAAATTCGCTGGACCGGATTGAACGGGAAGCAGAGCGACTCAACGAGATGATCGGCGAGATGCTGACGCTTACGCTGCTTGAGGGAGGAAAGGAAGCCCTTGGGAAGGAGCGGGTCGAACTGCCCGCCCTCGTTGAAGAAGTGGCCGCCGACGGCCATTTCGAAGCGGAAGGGCATGGCCGGAAAGTGGTGGTGACGCGCTTGGAATCGCTGACGGTGCTGGGCGACCGGGAGTTGTTGCGCCGGGCACTGGAAAATGTGGTGCGTAATGCCGTTCGCTATACTACCGCCGGGACGGCGGTCGAAATCGCTCTCGACTCGGATGAACAGCAGGGGGCACGAATCCGGGTCCGGGATCATGGCCCCGGTGTGCCCCCCGGTGCTCTAACCAGCATTTTCCGTCCGTTCTACCGGGTCGCCGATGCCCGTGATCGGCAGAGCGGCGGAACGGGGATCGGCCTGGCCATTACCGAGCGAGCCGTTTCCCTGCACGGTGGGACAGTGACGGCGGACAATGCCCCGGATGGTGGGCTGGTGGTGGAAATTACGCTGCCATTGGCCTGAGCTGACCCCGCCCTGGCGTCAACTGGCCGTCAGATTTATTACGGCGCGTCCCCGCAGTTCTCCTTTGAGAATCGTGTGAATTTTCCCTTCCAACTCCTGCAAGGTGCATTCGGTAGCCGTTTTCGCCAATGCGGCAGGCTTCCAGGGACCGGCAAGCATTTCCCAGACGGTCTGGCGCGGTTCCCGGGGGCATTGGACCGAATCGATCCCG contains:
- a CDS encoding SiaB family protein kinase; the protein is MQPINLYELKETFNDKGILICFAGPFSHSIIEELGNAVKRHLEAEQITKASLMDVFSIFIEQTQNVRNYAELMAKSGNRERDFSSGVIVIGKSDDRFIVTSGNIVDRNDIRTATAQLEALKDLDKPGLKAAFKEQMRKEILPGQSAGLGLIDMARKSSEPLQYSLREIDDRYCFFSLRATV
- a CDS encoding SpoIIE family protein phosphatase; the protein is MKRQSLKLRFVVSIAVAYLVIGALTYVVFNFVTGRVVDSLGTSFAIKQALLEKSRLLSALQRDLSLSLKLGDSPLLKRWAVDEHNRDLGKLAREELESYRRSFTGQSLFFIPARSRNYYFSDGPARNPFATPRYVLNPVNVNDSWYFRTMHDVDNFELNVDYDNHLNTTKVWFNVVIKDAANRKIGLGGSGIDITRFIDESVNSAEPGVETIIFSRDGAIEGHRDKNYVIRNSKVRGDGKKITIYDLLSDKADRQQVRNALQALTTGSRDAETFALQMNGRHYLAAMSYLRDINWFNLVLVDATHVVSARDFLPILAITIASLLAVLLIIGFLLNRQVLFPLSRLAETSNEIARGNFGITMPVGANDEIGSLTRSFNDMARMVKDYTDNLEQKVNERTEELQRSSRELAESNRQIMDSIHYAQLIQASILPDQTAIRHSMQDFFAIYRPRDIVGGDFYFFRAFDEKSVIAVIDCTGHGVPGAFMTMTANAVLNHVLDTADSADPAAILKEFNRLLRSALHHDKVATAVDNGLEIGLCWCSPGEGRLVFAGARIDLYTVSDGQLTVCSGDKQPIGYRSSKETFTYRNHTIIADRETTFYLASDGVLDQSGGAKGWGFGRKRLEKTLVTVANADAATRQEALETALAAYQGDYPQRDDLTLVSFKLDQPLSRGGNSTDATDQSV
- a CDS encoding response regulator transcription factor, coding for MYHSLLTATTHVPLSAPLPAQSSLLFIGAWKDPDPALTTYLRDLDYQVEDVANWRDALLLFPHRSPDMVLLDLALTGVGSLAVIVSVREVYQGPLVVLADSNDETCHILALEFGASDFLGGPVSHPLLAARLTALLRHAGPLHGARQRATIALGDLTIDAGRREITIRERTVELTTAEFDLLWYLACHAGSVVNRNDITLALRNREYNGADRSIDMYISRLRQKLGDDPLAPRLLKTVRGSGYLLNSHGP
- a CDS encoding response regulator, which translates into the protein MSHILVIDDDTDLCELLTDYLTAEGFAVTAVHDGEAGARRALEGDFALVVLDVMLPQMSGFDVLRRIRGTSAVPVLMLTARGDDVDRIVGLEMGADDYLPKPFNPRELVARIRAIQRRAERQPAAGSDVGADRLLAVGDVELDLGARTVRQGERAVDLTSVEFSLLEILLAAAGRVVSREELSQQALGRRLSPYDRSIDVHVSSLRRKLGPAVDDEERIKTVRGVGYIYSRPAGSR
- a CDS encoding ATP-binding protein; translated protein: MRTMFVKLFFWFWLAMTLSGTVFFVLAVSMQNGPLAEHRRHIVEERRRMFSEALALYGNNAVAAYERGGDVLAGGTDIRGRHPETWGFLFAGDGRPLTHLNIPPAVSEAVQRAVQKGGGEMTAGNGMLVMTLPVTSSQGKHYIAAAELPGIPAWKKFSPFRRDFVYRLAIYFVVGGVVCYGLAWRLTAPIRRLRAAAQRLAAGDLSARVGAGSKNKGDEIADLGRDFDRMAERIEALLTSQKRLVRDISHELRSPLARLSVALGLARQHAAPAAENSLDRIEREAERLNEMIGEMLTLTLLEGGKEALGKERVELPALVEEVAADGHFEAEGHGRKVVVTRLESLTVLGDRELLRRALENVVRNAVRYTTAGTAVEIALDSDEQQGARIRVRDHGPGVPPGALTSIFRPFYRVADARDRQSGGTGIGLAITERAVSLHGGTVTADNAPDGGLVVEITLPLA